One window of the Lepeophtheirus salmonis chromosome 7, UVic_Lsal_1.4, whole genome shotgun sequence genome contains the following:
- the LOC121121593 gene encoding SET domain-containing protein SmydA-8 — protein MAEAESQFTCAYCQIQANQRCTGCHVTFYCSREHQKLHWKKHKNRCCSYKICNSETLGRYLVATRDLKPGELILMEAPTIIAPMAVTPPVCLSCYAPVDGRYMCPLCGWPMCNEICRNSPAHIPECRITAERGSPIKIAVTINKPFPLYEVVALLRCLYMKEKSSEKYKALIRLEPHTKERIKNGKYSRDKMTMLRVIREFFSVPSTRFPDDDILALCGILFVNSHEVPVTMSPSQALYQNASLLEHSCVNNASKHFDMNCNILIRVAIPIKKGEHISIMYSDPIWGTVNRQQHLLETKFFTCRCIRCQDPTELNTHFSSIRCPGCPAGFLVSLDPFNYESDWKCETCNRVETPRFVNAVIRSIGEELISLEKGSPEACLSFVKKHSQNLHPHHFYLMDVKLALCQMIGQSSYGTGSEIFELHEKDLLQKQKLCTEILEVANKISPGVSRLRGVVMYELQATLAAYARKKFSNGEISSDHLKNILQEVKKYLQECIQIFSYEPTCLQEGKLAAIARLDLVELETFMDSVESKKAIQ, from the exons ATGGCTGAAGCCGAATCCCAGTTTACTTGTGCATATTGTCAGATTCAAGCTAATCAAAGATGTACTGGATGTCACGTCACTTTCTACTGCTCCCGAGAGCATCAGAAGCTTCATTGGAAAAAGCATAAGAATCGATGTTGTTCCTATAAG ATATGCAACTCAGAGACTCTGGGTCGATACTTGGTAGCCACTCGGGATTTGAAGCCTGGAGAGCTTATTCTCATGGAGGCACCCACTATCATAGCTCCCATGGCTGTTACTCCACCAGTTTGTCTATCCTGTTATGCTCCTGTGGATGGTAGATATAT GTGTCCTCTATGCGGCTGGCCCATGTGCAATGAAATATGCCGAAACTCTCCTGCTCATATTCCCGAATGTAGGATTACTGCAGAGAGAGGCTCACCCATCAAAATTGCTGTCACAATTAATAAACCCTTTCCTCTCTATGAAGTTGTGGCTCTTCTTCGGTGTCtttatatgaaggaaaaatcCTCTGAGAAATACAAGGCTCTCATTCGTCTTGAACCACATACAAAGGAAcgaataaaaaatggaaa GTATAGCCGTGATAAAATGACAATGCTACGTGTGATTCGTGAATTCTTTTCTGTACCTTCAACTCGCTTCCCGGATGATGATATTCTTGCTCTCTGTGGAATTCTCTTTGTCAACTCCCATGAAGTCCCAGTGACAATGAGTCCATCCCAAGCCCTCTACCAAAACGCATCTCTTCTCGAACATAGCTGTGTGAACAATGCCTCCAAACATTTTGATATGAACTGTAATATTCTCATTCGAGTTGCCATACCCATTAAGAAAGGGGAACACATCTCCATCAT GTACTCTGACCCAATTTGGGGAACCGTGAATCGACAGCAGCATCTATTGGAAACAAAATTCTTTACGTGTCGTTGTATTCGTTGTCAAGATCCAACTGAGTTGAACACGCATTTTTCTTCCATTCGTTGCCCTGGATGTCCAGCCGGATTCCTTGTAAGCCTGGATCCTTTCAATTATGAAAGTGACTGGAAATGTGAGACTTGCAACAGGGTGGAGACACCACGTTTTGTCAATGCCGTGATTCGAAGCATAGGAGAGGAACTCATATCCTTGGAAAAGGGATCTCCGGAGGCCTGTCTCTCCTTTGTCAAAAAACATTCGCAGAATTTACATCCTCATCACTTTTATCTCATGGATGTCAAATTGGCTCTATGTCAAATGATTGGTCAGAGTTCCTATGGAACTGGAAGTGAAATCTTTGAGCTACACGAAAAGGACCTCTTACAAAAGCAAAAACTTTGCACAGAAATATTGGAAGTGGCCAACAAAATTTCTCCAG GTGTTTCTCGACTGCGTGGAGTTGTAATGTATGAATTACAGGCTACATTAGCTGCATATGCGCgcaaaaagttttcaaatggAGAAATTTCGTCagaccatttgaaaaatattcttcag gaagtcaaaaaatatcttcaggAATGCATACAAATTTTTAGCTACGAGCCTACTTGCCTTCAAGAAGGCAAGCTTGCCGCCATTGCCCGATTGGACTTGGTTGAACTTGAGACATTCATGGATAGTGTGGAATCTAAAAAAGCAATTCAATAG